The nucleotide sequence CCGTCGTACATGCCGATGACGAAGGTGCCGGGCAGCGTCAGCGCCAGCACGCGGGGCGTCAGGCCGGGGTAACGGTCTTCCAGGCCGAAGTTCTTGTTGGCGAGGACCAGGGCGCCGACCCCCAGAATCACGAACCCGACCAGGGTCTTGAAGGCGTCGGGGTCCACGAAGCGCACGAGGTACGCGCCCAGCGCACTCCCGGCCAGCGCCAGCGGAATCAGCCGCAGCACCAGCGCCCGGTCCACATGCCCCTTACGCCAGTACTGCACCGTCGAACTCGCCGAGCCGAAGATGGCGAGCAGTTTGTTGGTCGCCACCACCTGCGCGGGCGGCAGGCCCATGAAAAACAGCGTCGGCAGCGTGATGGTGCCGCCGCCCCCCGCCACCGCGTCTATGAATCCGGCGAGAAAGGCGAGGGGGAGACCGTAGAGCAGCACTTCGGGACCGGGCACGGGGGGAAGTCTAGCCCCTTCGCGCTCACGTTCACGGCAGCCGGGATCGGCCATACTCCAGGCATGTCCAACATCTACACCGCCGAAGCCACGGCCACCGGAGGCCGCGCCGGAACGGCCCGCAGCAGCGACGACCGCCTGAACCTCAGCCTCAGCATGCCTGCAGAGATGGGCGGCGACGGCGGCCCCGGCACCAACCCCGAGCAACTGTTCGCCGCTGGCTACGCCGCCTGCTTTCAGGGCGCTCTGGGTGTGGTCGCCCGCCGCCAGAAGGTCGAACTGCCCACAGACGCCACCATCACCGCCCGCGTGGGCCTGCAAAAGTCGGGGCTGGCCTTTGCGCTCGACGTGGAACTCGAAGGTCACTTTCCCGGCATCGCCCACGAGCAGGCCGAGGCGCTGATGCACGCCGCCCACGAGGTTTGCCCCTACAGCGTGGCGACGCGGGGCAACGTGGACGTGCGTCTGCGCGTGCGCGAGTAACCCGAAGAGAAGGGAAAAGAGAAGGGGCCGGACGCACGCTGAGGTGTCCGGCCCTTTCGTGAGGTTGGCAATCAGTCCTGCGGCGTGTCCATCTGCACCGCGCCGATGGCTTCCAGGCTGCCAGCCAGCGCAATCAGGCGTTCGTCCCCGAGCGCGGGCGCGATGAACTGCACGCCGACGGGCAGACGTTTGCCGTCCACCTCCTCGAATCCGGCGGGGACACTCAGGGCAGGCAGGCCCGCGAGGTTGACGGCCACCGTGTCCACGTCGGCGGCGTACATGGCGAGCGGGTCGCTGGTCTTTTCGCCGCGCCGGAAGGCCGGAAAGGGGCTGGTGGGCGTGACCAGCACGTCGTACTGCCCGAAGGCGGCGGTGAACTCGTCGGCAATCAGGCGCCGGACCTTCATCGCCTGCGCGTAGTAGGCGTCGTAGTAGCCGCTGGACAGCGCGTAGGTGCCGAGCATGATGCGGCGCTGCACCTCCTTGCCGAAGCCCCGCTCGCGGGTGAGCGTCATGCTCTGGGTCACGTCGCTGCCCGGCGCCCGCTGGCCGTAGACCATGCCGTCGAAGCGGGCGAGGTTGCTGCTCGCCTCGGGCATGGCGATCAGGTAATAGGTCGGAATGGCGTATTTCAGGGCGGGAAGGCCGACCTCGCCCACCA is from Deinococcus wulumuqiensis R12 and encodes:
- a CDS encoding TSUP family transporter; translation: MPGPEVLLYGLPLAFLAGFIDAVAGGGGTITLPTLFFMGLPPAQVVATNKLLAIFGSASSTVQYWRKGHVDRALVLRLIPLALAGSALGAYLVRFVDPDAFKTLVGFVILGVGALVLANKNFGLEDRYPGLTPRVLALTLPGTFVIGMYDGFLGPGTGTFAMFLFALAGFNLVRSSGNARTVNFATNLGAFFAFLVGGHMVWWIGLPMGVANALGATLGARMAMLRGSAFVKWMYGLIVLLVAARLFLTR
- a CDS encoding organic hydroperoxide resistance protein, with product MSNIYTAEATATGGRAGTARSSDDRLNLSLSMPAEMGGDGGPGTNPEQLFAAGYAACFQGALGVVARRQKVELPTDATITARVGLQKSGLAFALDVELEGHFPGIAHEQAEALMHAAHEVCPYSVATRGNVDVRLRVRE